The following are from one region of the Candidatus Binatia bacterium genome:
- a CDS encoding sulfate adenylyltransferase, with protein sequence MSDLVPAHGGHAEPISCTVPESERAAFGAAAEKLVKVPVSDADLSTVYRFGDGALTPLTGPMDSATFNRVLDEMVIERGGKKYAWSIPLSLPVTAALAAKLSKGQTVALVNSAGTVVATLEISDIFEWDKQRYISKVYLTDRTDHPGADMVLKGDADKTHLLGGTIRVLPQPKNPKFGRYVLSPKEVRALLKAHGWNRVVAFQTRNPLHRAHEYALVYGLEQLIRQGHNAGACLNPLVGETKGDDVDAEIRMQTYEALIASRGIGEGDSDPSLWAPRGESVPDRVILLGMDIKMFYGGPREAVMHAIYRQNFGFTDIVIGRKHADAPYHDGTAIWGDFDAQDIFDKLPGELVIKPLKVGFAAYYDSAGRVDLMDNHKDEKPVFISGKQVRQTLVEGNEVDPRIMRPSTSRILADAMSKQVA encoded by the coding sequence ATGTCCGACCTCGTACCCGCCCACGGCGGGCATGCCGAACCCATTTCCTGCACCGTCCCCGAATCCGAGCGCGCGGCTTTTGGCGCCGCCGCCGAAAAGCTGGTCAAGGTCCCGGTTTCGGATGCCGACCTTTCCACCGTCTACCGATTCGGCGACGGCGCGCTGACGCCGCTTACCGGCCCGATGGACTCGGCGACGTTCAACCGCGTTCTCGACGAGATGGTGATCGAGCGAGGCGGGAAGAAGTACGCGTGGAGCATTCCGCTATCGCTGCCCGTCACCGCGGCCCTGGCCGCGAAGCTTTCGAAAGGCCAGACCGTGGCGCTCGTCAACTCGGCCGGCACCGTCGTTGCGACCCTCGAGATCTCCGACATCTTCGAATGGGACAAGCAGCGTTACATTTCGAAGGTCTACCTGACCGACCGCACCGATCATCCGGGCGCCGACATGGTGCTCAAGGGCGACGCCGACAAGACCCACCTTCTCGGCGGCACGATCCGCGTCCTGCCCCAGCCGAAAAATCCGAAATTCGGCCGCTACGTGCTCAGTCCGAAGGAAGTGCGCGCGCTCCTGAAGGCCCACGGCTGGAACCGGGTCGTCGCATTCCAGACCCGCAACCCGCTGCACCGCGCGCATGAATACGCGCTGGTCTACGGCCTCGAGCAGCTCATCCGCCAGGGCCACAACGCCGGTGCCTGCCTCAATCCGCTCGTCGGCGAGACCAAGGGCGACGACGTGGACGCGGAAATTCGCATGCAGACCTACGAGGCGCTGATCGCGTCGCGCGGCATCGGCGAAGGCGACAGCGATCCGTCGCTGTGGGCACCGCGCGGCGAGTCGGTTCCCGACCGCGTGATCCTGCTCGGCATGGACATCAAGATGTTCTACGGCGGCCCGCGCGAAGCGGTCATGCACGCGATCTACCGCCAGAACTTCGGCTTCACCGACATCGTGATCGGCCGCAAGCACGCCGACGCGCCGTATCACGACGGCACGGCGATCTGGGGAGACTTCGACGCCCAGGACATATTCGACAAGCTGCCCGGCGAGCTCGTGATCAAGCCGCTGAAGGTCGGCTTTGCCGCCTACTACGATTCGGCCGGCCGCGTCGACCTGATGGACAACCACAAGGACGAAAAACCGGTGTTCATCTCGGGCAAGCAGGTGCGCCAGACTCTCGTCGAGGGCAACGAAGTCGATCCTCGCATCATGAGGCCGAGCACGTCGCGAATCCTCGCGGACGCGATGTCGAAGCAGGTCGCCTAG
- a CDS encoding glycosyltransferase family 87 protein, with protein MSDADPATTALRERGVGRGALADLRSALDRVTRPPLATAVAALMLALLVVVVAGHIATLAAPSHGNIETGTGDFLAFWTGATMIHDGHGTALYEIAAQRELQARILGGASPELQPYLNPPLLALLLSPLVVLGYVRGFLVFIVACAMALAAGLAMLLRVLPAIRARAWGTWTLVFAIASFQPMLQTTFGGQNTPISFALLAALAASLRRGSTAGVALALGLLSYKPQYAVGIGAALLVGGCWRALAGAGAVAAAHWLAGTLVCGLAWPAQMLDFLRIYRPAELRENLAEHFSWVRTADFLFPSPLDTVLAVLGVVAIVALWWRYRALAREGAPAWTALAVTGTMLASPHEQYYDAALLVLPVALLVEHGLARDRSPSLAARIALAAVYVGYPLWEWAPTLGIQPLFLVLAALFAWSVSACREAAAAAPA; from the coding sequence TTGAGCGACGCGGACCCAGCGACGACCGCATTGCGGGAGCGCGGCGTCGGCCGAGGTGCGCTCGCCGACCTTCGCTCCGCGCTCGACCGCGTGACGCGGCCTCCGCTTGCGACGGCAGTTGCCGCGCTGATGCTCGCGCTACTCGTCGTCGTCGTCGCGGGCCATATCGCGACGCTCGCTGCTCCGTCGCACGGGAACATCGAGACGGGCACCGGTGATTTCCTCGCCTTCTGGACCGGCGCGACAATGATCCACGACGGCCACGGCACCGCTCTCTACGAAATCGCCGCGCAGCGGGAGCTGCAGGCGCGCATCCTCGGCGGTGCTTCGCCCGAGCTGCAACCGTACCTGAATCCTCCGCTGCTGGCGCTGCTGCTCTCTCCGCTCGTCGTTCTCGGCTACGTGCGCGGCTTCCTCGTGTTCATCGTGGCGTGCGCGATGGCGCTCGCCGCCGGGCTCGCGATGCTGCTGCGCGTGCTTCCGGCAATTCGCGCGCGGGCGTGGGGAACGTGGACGCTGGTTTTCGCGATCGCGAGCTTCCAGCCGATGCTGCAGACGACGTTCGGCGGCCAGAACACGCCGATCAGTTTCGCGCTCCTTGCCGCGCTTGCCGCGTCGCTTCGCCGCGGCAGCACCGCCGGCGTCGCGCTCGCGCTCGGCCTGCTGAGCTACAAACCGCAGTACGCTGTCGGCATCGGTGCAGCGCTTCTCGTCGGCGGGTGCTGGAGAGCGCTTGCCGGAGCAGGCGCCGTGGCCGCGGCGCACTGGCTCGCCGGCACGCTGGTGTGCGGACTGGCGTGGCCCGCACAGATGCTCGACTTCCTGCGCATCTACCGCCCGGCAGAGCTTCGCGAAAACCTCGCCGAGCATTTTTCGTGGGTGAGAACGGCCGATTTCCTGTTTCCGAGCCCGCTCGACACGGTTCTCGCCGTCCTCGGCGTTGTCGCCATCGTCGCGCTGTGGTGGCGCTACCGCGCGCTGGCTCGCGAGGGAGCTCCCGCGTGGACGGCGCTGGCCGTCACCGGAACGATGCTCGCCAGCCCTCACGAGCAGTACTATGACGCCGCGCTGTTGGTGCTTCCGGTCGCGCTGCTCGTCGAGCACGGGCTCGCCCGCGACCGTTCCCCTTCGCTGGCGGCTCGGATCGCGCTCGCGGCAGTGTACGTCGGATATCCGCTGTGGGAATGGGCACCGACTCTCGGAATCCAGCCGCTTTTCCTCGTGCTCGCGGCGCTGTTCGCGTGGTCGGTATCGGCCTGCCGCGAAGCCGCCGCTGCGGCGCCAGCCTGA
- a CDS encoding glycosyltransferase translates to MARPVIVVPCYDEAERLDPGEILRLAETVDVHLADDGSRDRTADVFAKIAADSAGRVVAVSNGRNLGKAETVRRHMLAACHEGASAVGFLDADLATPVAELRRILQVFEARRAEAATGARIALAGRDIRRSAARHYAGRVFSTFASLAIGTTYYDTQCGAKVFRNSEALRAALAEPFLSRWAFDVELLGRLLAGAPAVAPVAASSLVEVPLEVWHDVAGSKLTLSDSWRSGLELALIWRDLRRRRRR, encoded by the coding sequence GTGGCTCGTCCCGTCATCGTCGTCCCCTGTTATGACGAGGCGGAGCGCCTCGACCCCGGCGAAATCCTGCGTCTTGCCGAGACGGTCGACGTGCACCTTGCCGATGATGGCTCGCGGGACCGCACCGCCGATGTTTTCGCGAAAATCGCAGCCGACTCCGCCGGCAGGGTCGTCGCGGTCTCCAACGGCCGCAATCTCGGCAAGGCCGAGACGGTGCGGCGCCACATGCTCGCGGCCTGCCACGAAGGGGCCTCTGCCGTCGGCTTTCTCGATGCCGACCTGGCTACTCCCGTCGCCGAGCTGCGACGGATCCTTCAAGTATTCGAGGCACGCCGCGCCGAAGCCGCGACGGGAGCGCGCATCGCGCTGGCCGGACGCGACATCCGGCGCTCGGCCGCCCGGCACTACGCCGGCCGCGTCTTCTCGACGTTCGCGTCGCTGGCGATCGGCACGACGTACTACGACACCCAGTGCGGCGCGAAGGTTTTTCGCAACTCCGAAGCTCTGCGCGCAGCGCTGGCCGAGCCGTTCCTGTCGCGCTGGGCCTTCGACGTCGAGCTTCTCGGGCGCCTGCTGGCCGGCGCTCCCGCCGTCGCGCCGGTCGCCGCGTCCTCGCTCGTCGAGGTCCCGCTCGAGGTGTGGCACGACGTGGCCGGCTCCAAGCTGACGCTGTCGGATTCGTGGAGGAGCGGGCTCGAGCTCGCGCTGATCTGGCGCGACCTTCGCCGGAGGCGCCGGCGTTGA